GTAATATGTGGGTTGGCTGAACGGCCTTCACCCTGTACTGCCTGGCCGTCCAGCCGGGTGACGGGTTCTCCACGATCTCCCGGTCTGACAGCCATGTCACCGTCTCGAAGTTGTCTCCATTGGCCAGGGCATCGACCTCGGCCTCGTGCACGCCCACTTGTTGAAACTGGTGCAGCCCACCCGCGTGATCGAAGTGGACGTGTGTGCCGATGGCCAGCAAGGGTTTCTTCCGCTTGGCGTCTTCCCCCAGCAGGCCTTTGGAGCTGATGTAGTCGGGGAGGCTCCGTAAGCCCAGGCCGGCGTCTATCACCACGTCCTGGTGAGATCCACGGATGAGCCAGATGTTAGCCCTGTTCCCCGACTCGTAAAAGCGCTCCTGGATCCAAAACACGCCGTTGTCAAGCGTTTTGTGGGCGTACCAGTCCATCGCAGACATCGCGGGACAT
This Salminus brasiliensis chromosome 20, fSalBra1.hap2, whole genome shotgun sequence DNA region includes the following protein-coding sequences:
- the mblac2 gene encoding acyl-coenzyme A thioesterase MBLAC2, which gives rise to MSAMDWYAHKTLDNGVFWIQERFYESGNRANIWLIRGSHQDVVIDAGLGLRSLPDYISSKGLLGEDAKRKKPLLAIGTHVHFDHAGGLHQFQQVGVHEAEVDALANGDNFETVTWLSDREIVENPSPGWTARQYRVKAVQPTHILQEGNVINLGDRQLTVLHMPGHSRGSICLHDKDNKMLFSGDVVYDGSMIDWLPYSAIGDYVRSCERLVEMVDKEEVELVMPGHYNTFGAKRLHRLASNYISSAGACHKVSTCAMKSIASLALRFSNSCVC